The following are from one region of the Sulfurimicrobium lacus genome:
- the ccoG gene encoding cytochrome c oxidase accessory protein CcoG, translated as MPTTEASSLYQKRIPIFTRSVKGKFRSFKTAMLTLAYAVYFGLPWLPWHRGHEAVSQAVLFDLPGRKFYLFDLVVYPQDIFWLSLLLFIAGALLFFATGLVGRAFCGYFCFQTLWTDAFIFIERTVQGERPARQRLYKQAWNAEKLGKLGLTHLLWLAWAFWTAFTFVLYYGHAPELTVQFFSGKAPNVAYFTTLVLTLTTYVAAGWAREQVCLYMCPYARFQGVMYDPETMAVAYDSRRGEGAAGRALPRAGVRTLEERKAKGHGDCIDCKLCVQVCPTGIDIRNGLQYQCIACGLCVDACNSVMDSIGFPQGLIRYDSEANLSAKVPSKPRLHWKRLKIIGWGVALAIMSGALISSVGHRTSLDAAVQQMRQPLFVMLSDGRIRNRYQIRITNKGVEDEIYDISTKGVPDTALDMGNFREVKVRAGKSLIVQASVSLPQEMAEHDNSFEFMVTPRSQPAHAVALATRFDYKHDE; from the coding sequence GTGCCCACCACTGAAGCGTCTTCCCTCTATCAGAAACGCATTCCGATCTTCACCCGCTCGGTAAAAGGCAAGTTTCGCAGCTTCAAGACGGCAATGCTGACCCTGGCCTACGCGGTGTATTTCGGGTTGCCGTGGTTGCCTTGGCACCGCGGTCATGAGGCGGTGTCGCAAGCGGTGCTGTTCGATCTGCCTGGGCGCAAGTTCTATCTCTTCGACCTGGTGGTCTACCCGCAGGATATCTTCTGGCTGTCGCTGCTGCTGTTCATCGCGGGCGCATTGCTGTTCTTCGCCACCGGGCTGGTCGGGCGCGCATTTTGCGGCTATTTCTGTTTCCAGACGCTGTGGACCGATGCGTTCATCTTTATCGAAAGAACCGTTCAAGGGGAGCGTCCCGCTCGCCAGCGGCTATACAAGCAAGCGTGGAATGCGGAAAAGCTCGGGAAGCTCGGCCTGACCCATCTGCTGTGGCTGGCATGGGCATTCTGGACAGCCTTTACCTTTGTTTTGTATTACGGCCATGCCCCCGAGCTGACCGTTCAGTTCTTTAGCGGCAAGGCGCCTAACGTGGCGTATTTCACCACCCTGGTGCTGACCCTGACTACCTACGTGGCAGCCGGTTGGGCGCGCGAGCAAGTGTGCTTGTACATGTGCCCTTACGCGCGTTTTCAGGGCGTGATGTACGACCCGGAAACTATGGCGGTGGCCTATGACAGCCGCCGCGGCGAGGGTGCCGCGGGCCGCGCCTTGCCGCGCGCCGGAGTGAGAACCCTGGAGGAGCGCAAGGCCAAGGGGCACGGCGACTGCATCGACTGCAAGCTGTGCGTGCAGGTTTGTCCGACCGGCATCGATATCCGCAACGGCCTGCAATACCAGTGCATCGCCTGCGGCTTGTGCGTCGATGCCTGCAACAGCGTGATGGACTCGATCGGTTTCCCGCAGGGCTTGATTCGTTACGACTCGGAAGCGAACCTTTCTGCGAAGGTGCCGTCAAAACCTCGGTTGCACTGGAAGCGACTCAAGATCATTGGCTGGGGCGTGGCACTGGCGATCATGAGCGGTGCGCTGATCAGCAGTGTCGGTCATCGCACCAGCCTCGACGCTGCGGTGCAGCAAATGCGTCAGCCATTGTTCGTGATGCTGTCGGATGGGCGAATTCGCAACCGCTACCAGATTCGCATCACCAACAAGGGGGTGGAAGACGAGATATACGACATCTCCACCAAGGGCGTGCCGGATACCGCGCTGGACATGGGAAATTTCCGCGAAGTCAAAGTGCGTGCGGGCAAAAGCCTGATCGTGCAGGCCAGCGTGTCGCTGCCGCAGGAAATGGCAGAACATGACAACAGCTTCGAATTCATGGTCACGCCCAGGAGCCAGCCTGCACATGCTGTCGCACTGGCAACCCGTTTCGATTATAAACACGACGAGTGA
- a CDS encoding FixH family protein has protein sequence MFETLFGGALAIIVLYYLLRAFGVSNYWRGVISGVVPVIGYLGLSTSNWPGGDVISMHMAVYLATATVLTVIGARKAGEKKRLHWGPKVIMIFFLALFVIDGTLLVVSGQGVPQAVAKWILPPAKKTSQTAHTAFSGVVPHGEEAAKSINQFLASTDKQNKLGWNVSVAGLENVAAGRQTSLAVTAKSADGQPLRGAVAAMALLRPGMAQAEQILDLVETDPGVYRTPVTVPQSGGWLAAIRLQRSNDRYEVQQHLDVAAKQ, from the coding sequence ATGTTTGAAACCTTGTTTGGCGGCGCCCTGGCGATCATCGTGCTGTATTACCTGCTGCGGGCATTCGGCGTAAGCAATTACTGGCGCGGTGTGATCAGCGGTGTCGTGCCGGTCATCGGCTACCTCGGGCTGAGCACCTCCAACTGGCCTGGCGGCGACGTGATTTCGATGCACATGGCGGTATATCTTGCGACCGCCACCGTGCTGACCGTGATCGGCGCGCGCAAGGCGGGCGAAAAGAAGCGCCTGCACTGGGGTCCCAAGGTCATCATGATTTTCTTCCTCGCCTTGTTCGTGATCGACGGGACGCTACTCGTGGTTTCCGGCCAGGGTGTGCCGCAGGCAGTGGCGAAGTGGATACTGCCGCCGGCCAAAAAAACCAGTCAGACTGCCCACACGGCATTTTCCGGGGTAGTACCCCATGGCGAGGAAGCCGCAAAGAGCATCAACCAGTTTCTGGCTAGCACCGACAAGCAAAACAAACTGGGCTGGAACGTGAGCGTTGCCGGGCTGGAAAATGTGGCAGCAGGGCGCCAGACCAGCTTGGCCGTTACGGCCAAGAGTGCCGACGGGCAACCGTTGCGCGGCGCTGTCGCGGCGATGGCACTGTTGCGCCCGGGCATGGCGCAGGCGGAACAGATCCTCGACCTGGTGGAAACCGACCCGGGCGTTTACCGCACGCCGGTGACCGTGCCACAGTCCGGAGGGTGGCTGGCGGCCATCAGGCTTCAGCGCAGCAATGACCGTTATGAGGTACAGCAACACCTCGATGTCGCCGCCAAGCAATGA
- a CDS encoding heavy metal translocating P-type ATPase, with protein MSEDAACFHCGQPVPPGADYPVSIEDTQHDMCCRGCQAVAQAIVDNGLQAYYSHRTALPSTASELIPAELSKLALYDHPEIQKSFVIEEKDAAHLKQASLILEGITCAACVWLNERHLQQLPGVKNVQVNYGNHRARITWDEREIQLSRILREIQLLGYNAHPYNALQQEALRRRAKSRDIRRIAVTGLSAGQVMMLAVALYAGAAFGIEHSTAQLLRYVSLALTLPVLLYTAVPFYGSAWRSLKSGRLNMDVPVTIAILTAFAGSAWVTFRGTGVVYYDAITMFTLFLLSTRFLERNARERSVEATENLLKLVPAMALRIRDGQQEAVAVLDLAAGDLILVKPGEAVAADGEVIEGVSSVDEALLTGESRAVEKSVGTAVIAGSINLEGPLTVRITGVGENTVLAGIVRLLDRAVAEKPRLAQLADQVAGYFTYVLLALTLIVALGWLWVDPARVLEIVLAVLVVTCPCALSIAAPAAFAAAGSHLLTQGILLTRGHALETLAKVTHVVFDKTGTLTYGKPLLNQILTLGGMDENECLRIAASLEQASEHPLAASFQARIGKQELYPVADAQNYPGKGVAGVIDGRRYTLGNRRMSLAAENVDDDAQGATVGATLVWLCDEQRVLARFALSDELRPEALGLVSVLQEQGFKVSMLSGDSAAAVQHFAARLGISDYRSGLHPEDKLAALKALQAEGQVVAMVGDGVNDAPVLAGADVSIAMGGGTQVARASSDIVLLSEKLPDIWRALQAGRATMSVMKQNFAWAAGYNFLALPFAAMGFIPPWLAALGMSVSSLVVVLNALRLKQI; from the coding sequence ATGAGCGAGGATGCCGCGTGCTTTCACTGCGGCCAGCCGGTGCCGCCCGGCGCCGACTACCCGGTCAGCATTGAGGATACGCAGCACGACATGTGCTGCCGCGGATGTCAGGCGGTTGCCCAGGCCATCGTCGACAACGGCTTGCAGGCGTATTACAGCCATCGCACGGCGTTGCCCTCCACCGCCAGCGAGCTGATCCCCGCCGAGCTCTCCAAGCTCGCGCTCTACGACCATCCCGAGATTCAGAAAAGCTTCGTTATCGAGGAAAAGGACGCCGCACACCTCAAGCAGGCGTCGCTGATCCTGGAGGGAATCACCTGCGCCGCCTGCGTCTGGCTCAACGAGCGACACCTGCAGCAGTTGCCGGGCGTGAAGAACGTCCAGGTCAATTACGGCAACCACCGTGCCCGCATTACCTGGGACGAACGCGAAATCCAGCTGTCGCGCATCCTGCGGGAAATCCAGTTGCTCGGCTACAACGCCCATCCCTACAATGCCTTGCAGCAGGAAGCGCTGCGGCGCCGGGCCAAGAGTCGCGACATCCGGCGCATCGCAGTGACCGGCCTGTCCGCGGGGCAGGTGATGATGCTGGCCGTGGCGTTGTACGCCGGCGCCGCGTTCGGCATCGAGCACAGCACGGCGCAGCTGCTGCGCTACGTCAGCCTGGCGCTGACCCTGCCGGTGCTGCTCTACACGGCAGTGCCGTTCTACGGCAGCGCCTGGCGTTCGCTGAAATCCGGCCGGCTCAACATGGATGTGCCGGTCACCATCGCCATACTGACCGCCTTCGCCGGTAGTGCGTGGGTGACTTTTCGCGGTACGGGCGTGGTGTATTACGACGCCATTACCATGTTCACCCTGTTCCTGCTGTCTACCCGTTTTCTCGAACGCAACGCGCGGGAAAGGTCGGTGGAGGCGACGGAAAACCTGCTCAAACTGGTGCCCGCCATGGCGCTGAGAATTCGTGACGGGCAGCAGGAGGCAGTGGCAGTGCTCGACCTGGCAGCGGGAGACCTGATCCTGGTGAAGCCGGGCGAAGCGGTGGCGGCGGACGGCGAGGTGATCGAGGGCGTGAGCAGCGTGGACGAAGCCCTGCTGACAGGGGAAAGCCGCGCCGTAGAAAAGTCAGTCGGAACTGCTGTAATCGCTGGCAGCATCAATCTCGAAGGCCCGCTTACCGTGCGGATTACCGGGGTGGGCGAAAATACCGTACTCGCCGGCATCGTGCGCCTGCTCGACCGCGCCGTGGCGGAAAAGCCGCGACTGGCCCAGCTGGCCGACCAGGTCGCGGGCTATTTCACCTACGTCCTGCTGGCCCTGACCCTGATCGTGGCGCTGGGGTGGTTGTGGGTGGACCCGGCCCGAGTACTTGAAATCGTGCTGGCAGTGCTGGTGGTGACCTGTCCCTGCGCGCTCTCGATCGCCGCGCCGGCTGCTTTCGCCGCGGCCGGATCGCACCTGCTGACGCAGGGCATTCTCCTGACCCGCGGGCATGCCCTGGAAACCCTGGCCAAGGTGACGCACGTGGTATTCGATAAAACCGGCACCCTGACCTACGGCAAGCCGCTGCTGAACCAGATTCTCACCCTGGGCGGGATGGACGAAAACGAATGCCTGCGCATTGCGGCCAGCCTGGAGCAGGCTTCAGAGCACCCGTTGGCGGCAAGTTTCCAAGCGCGCATCGGCAAGCAGGAACTCTATCCCGTTGCCGATGCACAGAATTACCCCGGCAAAGGTGTGGCCGGCGTCATCGACGGACGACGCTACACGCTGGGCAACCGCCGCATGTCCCTGGCTGCAGAAAATGTCGACGACGACGCGCAGGGCGCTACTGTCGGCGCTACCCTGGTGTGGTTATGCGACGAGCAGCGGGTGCTGGCAAGATTCGCGCTCTCGGACGAATTGCGCCCCGAAGCGCTCGGTCTGGTTTCCGTGTTGCAGGAACAGGGTTTCAAGGTATCCATGCTGAGCGGCGATTCTGCAGCGGCGGTGCAGCATTTTGCCGCGCGGCTGGGGATTTCCGATTATCGCTCGGGTCTGCACCCGGAAGACAAGCTGGCGGCGCTCAAAGCGCTGCAGGCCGAGGGGCAGGTCGTGGCGATGGTCGGCGACGGCGTCAACGACGCGCCGGTGCTGGCGGGGGCGGATGTTTCCATCGCCATGGGCGGCGGCACGCAAGTCGCAAGGGCGAGCAGCGACATCGTCCTGCTGTCGGAGAAGTTGCCGGACATCTGGCGC